One genomic region from Candidatus Neomarinimicrobiota bacterium encodes:
- a CDS encoding lamin tail domain-containing protein, which yields MNYKKYLLTIYFLVSFSCAQVIMTEIMYDLVGTDSPNEFVELFNLSQTDTADLSGYSIMDKSSEDALVDSGFGISIPPQSYAIIFEGDYSLTNGIYADSIPSNTILIKVDDSSIGNGLSTADSLYLMDSSGIVIDSLGWTDVAPDGFSLEKVRLTFSNAPENWDVSKDSLGTPGKANSVLPFTVDGKLLSDSLTLTPNIVSSSELISLKGKVINNGTQTISGEIIISTDREDLENIDVSNLAELDTVSFETDLGPFSSGNHSITAHFQVSNDEDTTNNLGTVSAGVRYSEGTLTINEFMPAPSSGMAEFVEFIYHGTDSLNLENWRIADATESGNYIFPDLTLNSSEYFVAAEDSSIISFIPDSVLFIVPNSGFPNLNNTTPDQVRIFDPFGTLIDSIRYDSDWGYSSGVSAEKIFPDSSSDNSSNWKTTEHINGMTPGFVNSVTPRNIDGALLEDQISYSPLPPTSTDSINFSIPVLNSGLQNISGTVSITKDDSQIGGGSFSSLAKFDTTIVTVSIEPMNSGKSVVTIELIVSNDLDSTDNLMVDTINVSYPFGTIQINEFMAMPNNNQTEFVEIVAFDSISLYGWGISDNTLNIQFLPAIEIISGEYVVIAADSNIASYAPTGATVVVPTTGFSTLNNSGDAIFIFDATGTVVDSLIYSSAWGIESEISSEKIRPEFESSVIDNWALSTEIGGMTPGYGNSVTLFDTDGGLVQDSNFLYPVYPTANETSILFIKIMNAGVQAIGGSVSVEENDEEIGSQSISSIAFRDTSQIEVSIPELQSGEHPIVITLSISGDENSTNNIGFDTLLISYPFETVFINEFLSQPETTQTEFIELFNANNISLEGWSISDNTNSKKTLSFSGDNGKRAEYIIIADNDSLLMNLYPVGTISSVPDGFPALNNTSDAIFLYDMTGFIIDSLIYSEDWPLFESRSTEKLRPEFSSNDSSRWAIAVNDTGMTPGKQNSVYFEELANAGNIIFEPNPFSPNGDGHDDILYLKYKLPFETAVIKIEIFDVVGRSIATPYWNVYSAQESILKWDGTKNNGQTARIGIYIVKTTARDGSSGQLWEDVQTVVLAKPL from the coding sequence TTGAATTATAAAAAATATCTTCTTACCATTTATTTTTTAGTTTCATTTTCTTGTGCCCAAGTCATCATGACAGAAATAATGTACGACCTTGTAGGTACCGACTCTCCCAACGAATTCGTCGAGCTATTTAATCTTTCTCAAACGGATACTGCAGACTTAAGCGGATATAGTATTATGGATAAATCATCCGAAGATGCACTCGTTGATTCCGGATTTGGGATCAGCATTCCTCCGCAATCATATGCAATAATATTTGAAGGTGATTATTCTCTGACCAACGGAATTTATGCAGATTCAATCCCTAGCAACACGATCTTGATAAAAGTTGATGATTCGAGCATCGGAAACGGCTTGTCTACTGCGGATTCTCTTTACCTGATGGATAGTTCCGGTATTGTGATTGACTCACTCGGGTGGACAGACGTTGCGCCTGATGGATTTTCACTAGAAAAGGTGAGGCTGACATTTTCAAATGCACCGGAAAATTGGGATGTAAGCAAGGATTCGTTGGGAACGCCCGGAAAGGCGAACAGCGTCCTTCCATTCACCGTTGACGGCAAACTGCTTTCAGATTCCCTTACGCTTACGCCAAACATTGTTTCATCTTCAGAACTTATTTCACTCAAGGGAAAAGTTATCAATAATGGAACACAGACAATTTCCGGGGAAATAATTATATCTACCGATCGGGAGGATTTGGAAAATATTGATGTTTCCAATTTGGCAGAACTAGACACGGTTAGTTTTGAAACTGATCTCGGACCTTTCAGCTCCGGCAATCATTCAATTACCGCCCATTTTCAGGTGTCAAATGATGAAGATACCACGAACAACTTGGGAACGGTAAGCGCCGGTGTACGATACTCAGAAGGTACTTTGACTATCAATGAATTCATGCCAGCCCCATCTTCAGGAATGGCAGAATTTGTTGAGTTTATTTACCACGGAACCGATTCGCTTAATCTAGAAAACTGGCGGATTGCTGATGCTACAGAAAGTGGAAATTACATTTTCCCTGACCTTACTTTGAATTCTTCAGAATATTTTGTAGCAGCAGAAGATTCCTCAATTATATCATTCATCCCGGATTCCGTTTTATTCATCGTCCCGAACAGCGGTTTTCCAAATCTGAATAATACCACTCCGGATCAGGTTAGGATTTTTGATCCATTCGGCACATTGATTGATTCCATCCGTTACGATTCTGACTGGGGATATTCCTCAGGCGTATCGGCGGAAAAAATATTCCCGGACAGCTCCTCCGACAATAGCAGTAACTGGAAAACCACTGAACATATAAATGGAATGACGCCAGGATTCGTCAATTCTGTTACACCTAGAAACATTGACGGCGCACTTTTAGAGGATCAGATTAGTTATTCACCGTTGCCGCCAACTTCAACGGATTCAATCAACTTTTCTATACCAGTGCTAAACTCCGGGCTACAAAATATTTCCGGAACTGTTTCCATTACAAAAGATGATTCTCAAATCGGAGGAGGATCCTTTTCATCGCTGGCAAAATTTGATACTACTATTGTAACCGTTTCTATTGAGCCAATGAATTCAGGCAAGTCTGTTGTTACGATTGAACTAATCGTTAGCAATGATTTGGATTCAACAGATAATTTGATGGTTGACACTATAAATGTTAGCTATCCTTTTGGGACAATTCAGATAAATGAATTCATGGCTATGCCAAATAACAATCAAACCGAATTCGTTGAAATAGTCGCTTTTGATTCTATCTCGCTCTATGGTTGGGGTATTTCTGATAACACTCTTAATATTCAATTTCTTCCAGCGATCGAGATTATATCTGGTGAATATGTGGTGATTGCAGCAGATTCTAATATCGCTTCCTACGCTCCAACGGGTGCTACCGTTGTAGTTCCAACAACAGGATTTTCCACACTTAACAATTCCGGCGATGCAATTTTTATATTTGATGCCACCGGCACAGTCGTCGATTCGCTCATTTATTCTTCAGCTTGGGGAATTGAGTCCGAAATTTCATCGGAAAAAATTCGACCGGAATTTGAGTCTTCTGTTATTGATAATTGGGCGTTATCAACAGAAATCGGTGGCATGACCCCCGGATATGGAAACTCTGTAACTTTGTTTGATACAGATGGCGGATTGGTTCAGGATTCCAATTTTTTATATCCGGTATATCCGACCGCTAACGAAACATCAATCTTGTTCATTAAAATAATGAATGCGGGAGTGCAAGCAATTGGTGGGTCAGTTTCGGTCGAAGAAAATGACGAAGAAATTGGAAGTCAAAGTATTTCTTCCATTGCATTTCGCGATACTTCCCAAATTGAAGTCTCTATCCCTGAACTACAATCAGGGGAACACCCAATCGTCATCACCCTCAGTATTTCCGGGGATGAAAACTCTACCAACAACATCGGATTTGATACACTCTTAATTTCATATCCGTTTGAAACAGTTTTTATAAATGAATTTTTATCCCAACCTGAAACAACACAAACTGAATTTATAGAACTATTTAATGCAAATAATATCAGTTTGGAAGGATGGTCTATCAGCGACAATACAAATTCTAAAAAAACACTTTCTTTTTCAGGGGATAATGGTAAACGTGCCGAATATATCATTATCGCTGATAATGATAGTTTGCTGATGAATCTTTATCCTGTCGGCACGATTTCATCAGTTCCTGATGGATTTCCAGCATTGAATAATACGTCCGATGCTATCTTTCTTTATGATATGACCGGATTCATTATTGATTCACTTATTTATTCGGAGGACTGGCCCCTTTTTGAATCTAGGTCTACTGAAAAACTTCGTCCGGAGTTTTCATCTAATGATTCTTCCCGGTGGGCCATTGCGGTGAATGACACTGGGATGACCCCCGGAAAGCAAAACAGTGTATATTTTGAAGAATTGGCAAATGCAGGCAATATCATTTTTGAACCCAATCCGTTTTCTCCTAATGGCGACGGTCATGATGATATTTTGTATTTAAAATACAAGCTTCCGTTCGAGACAGCGGTAATCAAAATTGAGATATTTGATGTGGTTGGCCGTAGCATCGCTACTCCTTATTGGAATGTTTACTCTGCCCAAGAAAGTATTTTGAAATGGGATGGCACCAAAAATAATGGTCAAACTGCAAGAATTGGTATTTATATTGTAAAAACCACTGCGCGGGATGGATCATCCGGACAGCTTTGGGAAGATGTACAAACAGTCGTATTGGCAAAACCACTATAG
- a CDS encoding arsenate reductase ArsC → MNKEKVIFICTGNSCRSQMAEGLLRDSAGDRFEVYSAGTHPSIVHPNAISVMDEIGIDISGHSSDGIKQYLDLGMDIVITVCDNANQSCPTFPGGAEHIHWSIPDPFLGWKLDQSQLVGFRDCRELLKMKLHDFISSDK, encoded by the coding sequence ATGAATAAGGAAAAAGTGATATTTATCTGCACCGGAAATTCTTGTAGATCCCAAATGGCAGAAGGACTGCTTCGCGATAGTGCAGGTGATCGATTCGAAGTGTATAGCGCTGGAACCCATCCTTCCATCGTTCATCCCAATGCCATTTCTGTTATGGACGAAATTGGGATTGATATTTCCGGACATTCGTCAGACGGAATTAAACAATATCTTGATCTTGGAATGGATATTGTTATTACAGTCTGTGATAATGCCAATCAATCTTGCCCTACCTTTCCGGGAGGGGCGGAACACATACATTGGAGCATCCCAGACCCATTTTTAGGGTGGAAACTTGACCAAAGTCAATTGGTTGGATTTCGTGATTGCCGTGAATTATTAAAGATGAAACTTCATGACTTCATTTCAAGCGATAAATAA
- a CDS encoding site-specific DNA-methyltransferase, translated as MSDYEKESFSPLFTHSLEPVAGLTVEDLNRYLAAVQSVEDIKLDEGELSEGLYHGDAIAGLKKLPNESIDLIITEPPTKPSGSAVTSGKRLTLQEYYDWNASWLNEAYRVLKNTGSIYLLCGWRLSGMYHGLLSNQYKVQTRLTWKNQKASSDSENYKNQLGDIWFATKSNSFQFCMDEKSREENKTNFWPENLGSDNSGSNPAGVYERLIKNSSFKLNWILDPFMGKGTSGKMAKILGRRFIGIDADKDCVIIAMKQIETSQ; from the coding sequence ATGTCAGATTACGAAAAAGAATCATTTAGTCCACTTTTTACTCATTCGCTGGAACCTGTTGCGGGTCTTACCGTTGAGGATTTAAACCGATACCTTGCAGCAGTACAATCTGTTGAGGATATAAAGCTGGATGAAGGAGAGTTATCCGAGGGATTATATCACGGAGATGCAATTGCAGGATTGAAAAAATTACCAAACGAATCCATTGATCTCATTATCACAGAACCGCCAACTAAACCCAGCGGTTCTGCTGTAACATCCGGTAAACGACTGACACTTCAGGAATATTATGATTGGAATGCATCTTGGCTAAATGAGGCTTACAGGGTTTTAAAAAACACGGGATCAATTTATCTTTTATGCGGATGGCGCTTATCAGGAATGTATCATGGGTTATTGAGCAATCAATATAAAGTTCAAACGCGGTTAACTTGGAAGAACCAAAAAGCGAGTTCTGATTCTGAAAATTACAAAAACCAACTTGGTGATATCTGGTTTGCAACTAAATCTAATTCTTTCCAATTTTGCATGGATGAAAAATCTAGGGAAGAAAACAAAACAAATTTTTGGCCGGAAAATTTAGGATCGGACAATTCTGGCTCAAACCCGGCCGGGGTTTATGAACGATTAATAAAGAATAGTTCTTTTAAATTAAATTGGATTTTAGACCCATTTATGGGGAAGGGAACTTCGGGGAAAATGGCAAAAATTTTAGGACGACGATTTATTGGAATTGATGCAGATAAAGACTGCGTTATTATTGCAATGAAGCAAATTGAAACATCTCAATAA
- a CDS encoding GatB/YqeY domain-containing protein produces the protein MDLFDQLKTDMYAAMKSGEKEKASALRIVISKLKDRQIEKREDLNKEEILKVLRTLEKQRKESVEQYRSAGRDELADAEQIEADLINTYLPKMMDEMTIRTIVEDVIKETGAESMSDVGKVMPVVMKRGANQIDGKQAQTILRELLD, from the coding sequence ATGGATTTATTTGATCAATTAAAAACAGATATGTATGCTGCCATGAAATCTGGCGAAAAAGAAAAAGCATCGGCACTTCGAATTGTTATATCAAAATTGAAGGATAGACAAATTGAAAAAAGAGAAGATCTAAACAAAGAAGAGATATTGAAGGTACTCCGAACACTTGAAAAGCAAAGGAAAGAATCGGTGGAACAATATCGATCGGCAGGGCGAGATGAACTTGCCGATGCCGAACAAATAGAAGCTGATTTAATCAATACCTACCTTCCGAAAATGATGGATGAGATGACAATTCGAACTATTGTTGAAGACGTTATTAAAGAAACAGGCGCAGAATCCATGAGCGATGTTGGAAAAGTAATGCCGGTAGTAATGAAAAGAGGTGCGAACCAAATTGATGGGAAGCAAGCCCAAACTATTTTACGGGAATTACTCGACTGA
- a CDS encoding CvpA family protein — protein MEWYLDALAVFFMIGLGLIGYKRGLIEELGRLLGLVLAMIFGFKYYVKISALFLTWLSLDGGVILVLSFALVFVSTLLVVRIVTRMIHLLLMSKGTKWLNRTMGFAFGLIKGGVVLTALLWMTEIFSDSKWSELIMSESRFAGVMQNTRIKTIRIFHWEDPVEMGKLFIQSLVEESTENQSKP, from the coding sequence ATGGAATGGTATTTGGATGCATTGGCTGTATTTTTTATGATTGGGCTCGGATTAATCGGATATAAACGCGGATTAATTGAAGAGCTTGGTCGTTTATTGGGCTTGGTTTTAGCAATGATATTCGGTTTTAAATATTATGTAAAAATTTCTGCGCTATTTCTAACTTGGTTATCATTAGATGGTGGAGTGATATTGGTTTTAAGTTTTGCGCTAGTTTTTGTTAGCACATTATTGGTTGTTCGAATTGTGACAAGAATGATCCATTTATTGCTGATGTCAAAAGGTACAAAATGGCTAAATAGAACGATGGGATTTGCATTTGGATTAATTAAAGGCGGAGTTGTCCTAACAGCATTGTTGTGGATGACAGAAATATTTTCTGATTCGAAATGGTCTGAATTAATTATGTCTGAATCAAGATTTGCCGGGGTAATGCAAAATACGCGAATTAAAACTATCCGGATATTTCATTGGGAAGACCCGGTGGAAATGGGAAAATTGTTTATCCAATCTCTGGTAGAAGAATCCACTGAAAACCAAAGTAAACCATAA
- a CDS encoding DNA primase: MARIPPDVIDQVRDSADILDVVNQYVDLKRRGRNYFGLCPFHQEKTPSFSVAPDKGIYHCFGCGAGGNSINFIMEHEKLSFVESVKSLGEKYGVQVNFEEGAGSSEFFSGLYEIHEKAADLYHGVLLSERGSAALSYLNERGLTVETLKLFRVGFAPESGDVLLNTCRGVYSEEILEKSGLFNRGQSGFFDRFRSRIMFPIAKPSGKIIAFGGRIFSIDDPAKYLNSPETPLYKKSDILYGMDTTKSDIREERNAILVEGYTDLLQIYQSGIKNVVAVSGTALTQNHVNQLGKFTKKVSVLYDGDEAGIRAAIRAGYILLRGSVEPAMVEIPDGIDPDDWIQAEGAKPIESAIKHASSLLKFHLNSVSMDTMSAAERSELIKDILREISGIKDPVVRDDFLKSLASSAKLDDIEIIRMFKSQIKRKRAPNMSQEKLDEPDLFTTVETKAQAEIVKIIATQDSKFIENFTTLFDINIFTNPLLKKLADFIIAQKGEVDIPELLDQLDEKNEREKISALFMEDMDLMDSDQALKECIRTLKRQKLKEQIKSSRIALRDVESSGGDGSEYLNKIARLQKELDDLV, from the coding sequence ATGGCGCGAATACCACCAGATGTAATTGACCAAGTTCGAGACTCTGCTGATATTTTGGATGTTGTAAACCAATATGTTGATTTAAAACGTAGAGGTCGAAATTATTTTGGTCTTTGTCCTTTTCATCAAGAAAAAACACCCTCTTTCAGTGTTGCTCCTGACAAAGGTATTTATCACTGTTTTGGGTGCGGCGCTGGCGGGAACTCGATCAATTTTATTATGGAACACGAAAAGCTGAGTTTTGTGGAATCCGTAAAATCGCTTGGAGAAAAGTATGGAGTACAAGTCAATTTTGAAGAAGGCGCCGGCTCCAGCGAATTTTTCAGTGGTCTGTATGAAATCCACGAAAAAGCAGCAGACTTATACCACGGTGTTCTTTTATCGGAACGGGGATCGGCGGCGCTGTCTTATCTGAATGAAAGAGGACTTACGGTTGAAACACTGAAATTGTTTCGGGTCGGATTCGCTCCGGAATCCGGCGATGTGCTCCTCAATACATGCCGAGGAGTTTATTCCGAAGAAATTCTAGAAAAGAGCGGATTATTTAATAGAGGACAATCCGGATTTTTTGATCGCTTCCGTTCACGGATAATGTTTCCAATCGCAAAGCCGTCAGGGAAAATAATTGCATTCGGCGGACGAATATTCTCTATTGATGATCCTGCAAAATATCTGAATTCCCCCGAAACGCCGCTTTACAAGAAAAGCGATATTCTCTATGGAATGGATACAACCAAATCAGATATCCGCGAAGAGCGAAATGCTATTTTGGTGGAGGGATACACAGATTTACTTCAGATATATCAGTCTGGAATAAAAAATGTTGTAGCAGTTTCTGGAACCGCTTTAACGCAAAATCATGTAAATCAGCTCGGAAAATTCACGAAGAAGGTATCGGTTTTATATGACGGTGATGAAGCCGGAATTCGCGCAGCAATTAGAGCTGGTTATATTTTATTACGAGGATCGGTAGAACCCGCCATGGTAGAGATTCCGGACGGAATTGATCCCGACGACTGGATACAGGCTGAAGGCGCAAAGCCTATAGAGTCTGCCATTAAACACGCGAGCTCATTGTTAAAATTTCACCTCAATTCAGTTTCTATGGACACTATGTCCGCAGCAGAGAGATCTGAATTGATTAAGGATATTCTTAGGGAAATTTCCGGGATTAAAGATCCCGTGGTTAGAGATGATTTTTTGAAATCACTTGCATCCTCTGCCAAATTAGATGATATAGAAATCATTCGAATGTTTAAAAGCCAAATAAAAAGGAAACGTGCTCCAAATATGTCGCAGGAAAAATTGGATGAACCAGATTTATTTACTACCGTGGAAACAAAAGCCCAAGCAGAAATAGTTAAAATTATCGCCACACAGGATAGCAAGTTTATCGAAAATTTTACAACACTATTTGACATTAATATCTTTACAAATCCTCTTTTAAAAAAACTCGCTGATTTTATTATAGCCCAAAAAGGCGAGGTTGATATTCCTGAATTATTAGATCAACTTGATGAAAAAAATGAAAGGGAAAAAATATCGGCCCTCTTCATGGAAGACATGGATCTTATGGATTCTGACCAAGCTCTAAAAGAATGTATTCGTACGTTAAAAAGACAAAAATTGAAAGAGCAAATTAAATCTTCCAGAATAGCATTAAGGGATGTTGAATCTTCTGGGGGAGATGGATCTGAATACTTGAACAAAATTGCACGGTTACAGAAGGAATTGGATGATTTAGTATGA
- a CDS encoding TonB-dependent receptor — MSKLTQMNTFLFTFLLPLALYAQGSISGTVTDASTGNGLAGANVVVDGTNMGAAANASGTYSIDNVPAGTYIVTASVIGYESSSEPVTVSDDAITADFSLASTVISLSALEVLASRAGENSPVAYSNISKEDLQLRLGSRDIPLILNTVPSVYSTGQGGGAGDARINVRGFNQRNVAIMINGVPVNDMENGWVYWSNWDGVSDATSSIQMQKGLSAVNLATPSIGGSMNVITDPTAQERRGLFKQEVGNDGFLKTTGSFHSGLIMNDKLAVSGTVVRKTGTGYVQGTWTDAWAYYIGASFNASKNHRFELYALGAPQRHGQSLYKQNIAVYDSNYALSLATYDENALASNGGEFIETGRSFNQNVANISASSQAILDAATGQQHWQMYGKPNENGVARHESSNLSERENFFHKPQVSLNHYWTLNEKMHLSSILYWSGGMGGGTGTYGTIVTTDANGKNDLGTAESNWYKYYYGPSPWVRDWDATIAANASDGDTVYAYKKTFARAGKESIGILRNSNNRQSTIGAISKLNFDVNENLKTQVGIDWRSAMIYHVKTIRDLLGGEYFINEDSDYDGTDQQKGLGDPIDYNFTNTVDWLGLFAQAEWNSGPLSAYGMFGSTTVKYTHLNHFKKASLYNVDTLSTYVGSYIQAKDLDEPSTWWGANRIGVSGGGQLYIEATPITTFQVKGGLMMDLGSGVDVWANFGLVDKAPIFDQVIQDWDSKYAEDPTNEKFTSYEVGINSTQGNMAVSINAYNTLWQDRIATKYVQNLEGDDNIIYLTGINQKHTGVEAQIAYQFSPSIRLDLGAGIGDWSYLDDASGTYRSDSSGTEKSYSYALEGLKVGDMPQSNMIAGLTISPIEGASIQLLYRHYMNHYADWDPTSREYTPGDAFFDRKQSWKSPDFGILDIHAYYNLPIKLGPTKPKLFLHVFNALDEKYIQDAADNSEYNSYDQDHDADDAEVFFGLPMSINAGVSIAF; from the coding sequence ATGAGTAAACTCACACAAATGAATACATTTCTCTTCACCTTTCTATTGCCTTTGGCACTATACGCACAGGGATCAATTTCGGGAACAGTCACAGACGCATCTACTGGTAATGGACTTGCAGGCGCAAACGTCGTCGTTGATGGAACAAACATGGGTGCAGCAGCAAATGCAAGCGGTACCTACAGCATAGATAATGTACCTGCCGGCACATACATAGTCACAGCATCTGTAATAGGTTATGAAAGTAGCAGTGAACCGGTAACAGTTTCTGACGATGCAATAACTGCAGATTTTTCTTTGGCTTCTACCGTGATTTCATTATCGGCGCTCGAAGTATTAGCGTCAAGAGCTGGTGAAAACTCTCCCGTCGCATATTCAAATATCAGCAAAGAAGATTTACAATTACGGCTTGGGTCTAGAGATATTCCTTTGATATTAAATACGGTCCCAAGTGTTTATTCTACAGGACAGGGTGGTGGTGCCGGTGATGCTCGTATAAATGTTCGCGGTTTTAACCAACGAAATGTTGCCATTATGATTAACGGTGTTCCCGTAAACGATATGGAAAATGGATGGGTTTACTGGTCTAATTGGGACGGCGTATCGGATGCAACAAGTTCCATTCAAATGCAAAAGGGTTTAAGTGCTGTAAATTTGGCAACCCCCTCAATTGGAGGATCAATGAATGTCATCACGGATCCCACAGCTCAGGAACGCAGAGGATTGTTTAAACAAGAAGTAGGAAATGATGGATTTTTAAAAACAACGGGGTCATTTCATTCCGGGCTCATCATGAATGACAAGCTAGCCGTAAGCGGAACCGTTGTTAGAAAAACGGGCACAGGTTATGTACAAGGCACATGGACAGATGCTTGGGCTTATTATATTGGGGCAAGTTTTAATGCATCAAAAAATCATCGCTTCGAATTGTATGCTTTGGGTGCTCCTCAGAGACACGGCCAAAGCCTATACAAACAAAATATCGCTGTCTATGATTCTAATTACGCCTTATCTCTAGCAACGTATGATGAGAATGCTTTAGCCTCAAATGGCGGTGAGTTCATAGAAACTGGAAGATCTTTTAACCAAAATGTTGCAAATATTTCAGCTTCATCTCAGGCAATTCTGGACGCAGCAACAGGACAGCAACATTGGCAAATGTACGGAAAACCAAATGAAAATGGTGTAGCCCGTCATGAATCCAGCAATCTTTCTGAACGTGAGAATTTCTTTCATAAACCCCAGGTCAGTCTAAACCACTATTGGACATTGAACGAAAAAATGCATCTTTCCAGTATTTTGTATTGGTCTGGCGGAATGGGTGGCGGAACCGGTACATATGGAACAATCGTTACTACTGATGCTAATGGGAAAAATGATTTAGGTACCGCAGAATCAAATTGGTACAAATACTATTATGGACCTTCACCATGGGTAAGAGACTGGGACGCTACCATTGCTGCTAATGCATCCGATGGTGATACTGTCTACGCCTATAAAAAAACATTTGCTCGTGCAGGAAAAGAATCTATTGGTATTTTGCGTAATAGCAATAACCGTCAATCAACCATCGGTGCTATTTCAAAACTTAACTTCGATGTTAATGAAAATCTGAAAACACAAGTGGGAATTGACTGGCGTTCCGCAATGATCTATCATGTGAAAACTATCCGGGATTTACTTGGTGGAGAATATTTTATCAATGAAGATAGTGACTATGATGGTACTGACCAGCAAAAAGGCCTAGGTGATCCGATTGATTACAACTTTACCAATACAGTTGATTGGTTAGGTTTATTCGCACAAGCAGAGTGGAATTCTGGACCACTTTCTGCTTATGGTATGTTTGGATCTACGACGGTGAAATACACTCATTTAAACCACTTTAAAAAAGCATCACTTTATAACGTTGACACCTTATCCACATATGTTGGATCTTATATACAAGCTAAAGACCTAGATGAACCTTCAACATGGTGGGGAGCAAATCGAATTGGTGTCAGCGGTGGCGGGCAGCTTTACATTGAAGCAACCCCAATCACAACCTTTCAGGTAAAAGGTGGATTAATGATGGACCTCGGCTCTGGAGTGGATGTTTGGGCCAACTTTGGCTTAGTAGATAAAGCGCCAATTTTTGATCAGGTTATTCAAGACTGGGATTCAAAATATGCCGAAGATCCAACCAATGAAAAATTTACTTCATACGAGGTTGGTATTAACTCCACACAAGGCAATATGGCTGTAAGTATCAACGCATACAACACGCTTTGGCAAGATAGAATTGCGACTAAATATGTCCAAAACCTTGAAGGTGACGATAATATCATTTACTTGACTGGAATCAATCAAAAACATACAGGCGTTGAGGCCCAAATTGCTTACCAGTTTTCACCATCCATACGTCTTGATCTCGGAGCGGGGATTGGAGATTGGTCTTATCTTGATGATGCTTCGGGAACCTATCGTAGTGATTCTTCTGGTACTGAAAAATCCTATTCATATGCTTTGGAAGGTTTGAAAGTTGGAGATATGCCTCAATCTAATATGATTGCTGGGCTTACAATTTCCCCGATAGAAGGTGCTTCAATTCAGTTATTGTACCGACATTACATGAACCATTATGCTGATTGGGACCCAACAAGCCGTGAATACACGCCCGGTGATGCTTTCTTCGATAGAAAGCAATCGTGGAAATCGCCTGATTTTGGTATTTTAGATATTCACGCTTATTACAATTTGCCTATCAAACTAGGGCCAACAAAACCCAAGTTATTTTTACATGTGTTCAATGCTCTTGATGAAAAATATATTCAAGATGCTGCAGACAACAGTGAATATAATTCGTATGACCAAGATCACGATGCTGATGACGCCGAAGTATTTTTTGGATTACCCATGTCCATCAATGCAGGTGTTTCAATCGCTTTCTAG
- a CDS encoding SOS response-associated peptidase, with amino-acid sequence MQSIIEELAIEEWMDPERYSPSYNIAPTQMTPILGFPGRRVVKMMQWGLIPSWSKKRSIGPKLINARAETILEKPSFRDLVSRNRCVVIADGYYEWRREGETKTPYYIHHPRRKLLPMAGLFDTWKSLEGNKTLSYTVITTEPQDKISFIHNRMPVILKSYDIDRWIQQKNHPAREAKDLLKPYSEKLAFHPVSTFVNSPKNNSELCIQSIEGLF; translated from the coding sequence ATGCAATCCATCATCGAGGAACTTGCAATAGAAGAATGGATGGATCCTGAAAGATATTCCCCAAGCTACAACATCGCCCCAACTCAAATGACCCCAATTCTTGGATTTCCCGGGAGAAGGGTGGTCAAAATGATGCAATGGGGACTGATCCCATCATGGTCAAAAAAAAGGTCAATCGGGCCAAAACTGATTAATGCCAGAGCGGAAACAATCCTAGAAAAACCATCTTTTCGGGATCTTGTTTCCCGGAATCGCTGCGTGGTCATCGCCGATGGATATTATGAATGGCGTCGCGAAGGGGAAACAAAAACGCCATATTACATTCATCATCCGCGGCGAAAATTGCTTCCTATGGCAGGGTTGTTTGATACCTGGAAATCACTGGAAGGAAATAAAACTTTATCCTATACCGTTATTACGACTGAACCGCAAGACAAAATTTCTTTTATTCATAATCGAATGCCGGTGATCTTGAAATCATATGATATTGACCGCTGGATTCAACAAAAAAATCACCCAGCAAGGGAGGCAAAAGATTTACTAAAACCTTACTCTGAAAAACTGGCATTCCATCCTGTCTCTACTTTTGTAAATTCGCCAAAAAATAATTCTGAGCTGTGTATTCAGTCAATCGAAGGTTTATTTTAA